A single Tenacibaculum sp. 190524A02b DNA region contains:
- a CDS encoding DUF4870 domain-containing protein — MQQNDENTNAFLIHISAFAGYLFPFGSIITPLIIWQTLKKRSYFLDEHGKQAVNFNISFGIYIFILSASFFSIIFGNFFDVFNGINVNIDFGNNHFSNHGIFGVFGAFSLVGLITLIKIALIIIAAMKANKGENYKYPFTINFIK, encoded by the coding sequence ATGCAACAAAACGACGAAAACACCAATGCTTTTTTAATACACATTTCAGCTTTTGCTGGTTATTTATTTCCTTTTGGAAGTATTATAACTCCATTAATAATATGGCAAACTTTAAAAAAGAGAAGTTACTTTTTAGATGAGCATGGAAAACAAGCAGTTAATTTTAACATCAGCTTTGGCATATACATATTCATCTTAAGCGCCTCTTTTTTCTCTATCATATTTGGGAACTTTTTTGACGTCTTTAATGGTATTAATGTAAACATTGATTTTGGAAACAACCATTTCTCTAACCATGGTATTTTTGGGGTATTTGGAGCCTTCTCATTAGTAGGCTTAATCACTCTTATTAAAATTGCGCTTATTATTATTGCTGCAATGAAAGCTAACAAAGGAGAAAATTATAAGTATCCTTTTACCATTAACTTTATTAAATAA
- a CDS encoding DUF4442 domain-containing protein encodes MKFTPRKINLFLLFKLPSAFFTGVRVKSITDANSIVVVKHRWINQNPFKSMFWAVQGMASELSTGILVMKEIYESKHKISMLVTNMDATFTKKATGKIRFECNDGHLIREAISKAIETKEGQVVIVTSEGINEEGVSVSKFKYEWSLKVKS; translated from the coding sequence ATGAAGTTTACACCACGAAAAATTAACCTATTTTTATTATTTAAATTACCATCAGCTTTTTTTACAGGAGTAAGAGTTAAGTCTATTACAGATGCTAATTCCATAGTTGTAGTTAAACATAGATGGATTAATCAAAACCCTTTTAAGTCAATGTTTTGGGCTGTTCAAGGTATGGCATCTGAGTTATCTACTGGTATTTTAGTGATGAAAGAAATTTATGAGTCAAAACATAAAATTTCAATGTTAGTAACTAATATGGATGCTACATTTACAAAAAAAGCAACAGGAAAGATTCGATTTGAGTGTAATGATGGACATTTGATAAGGGAAGCGATTTCAAAAGCAATAGAAACTAAAGAAGGTCAGGTAGTAATAGTTACTTCTGAAGGAATAAATGAAGAAGGAGTTTCAGTTTCTAAATTTAAGTATGAATGGAGTTTAAAAGTTAAATCGTAA
- a CDS encoding TIGR00266 family protein, which produces MNAHEIDYRIFGEEMQYVEIELDPQEGVVAESGSFMMMDADVKMNTIFGDGSNQEKGLLGKIFSAGKRILTGESLFMTVFTNDGVGKKQVSFASPYPGKIIPIDLTEFGGKFICQKDAFLCAAKGVSIGIEFSKKLGRGLFGGEGFIMQKMEGDGMGFIHAGGTMAKKVLQPGEVLKVDTGCIVGFTQDVDYDIEFVGGIKNTVFGGEGLFFATLQGPGTVYIQSLPFSRLAGRVLSMAPRSGGDRGEGSILGGIGDLLDGDNKF; this is translated from the coding sequence ATGAATGCACACGAAATTGATTATCGCATTTTTGGAGAAGAAATGCAATATGTAGAAATAGAGTTGGATCCTCAAGAAGGTGTTGTAGCTGAAAGTGGAAGTTTTATGATGATGGATGCTGATGTTAAGATGAACACTATTTTTGGCGATGGGTCAAATCAAGAAAAAGGATTATTAGGTAAGATTTTTTCTGCTGGAAAAAGAATCCTCACAGGTGAGAGTTTGTTTATGACTGTTTTTACCAATGATGGAGTGGGAAAAAAACAGGTTTCTTTTGCTTCCCCATATCCAGGAAAGATTATCCCTATTGATTTAACTGAGTTTGGTGGGAAATTTATTTGTCAAAAAGATGCTTTTTTATGTGCAGCTAAAGGTGTGTCTATCGGAATAGAGTTTTCTAAGAAGTTAGGAAGAGGTTTATTTGGTGGTGAAGGGTTTATTATGCAAAAGATGGAAGGAGATGGTATGGGCTTTATTCATGCAGGTGGAACTATGGCGAAAAAAGTTTTGCAACCAGGAGAGGTATTAAAAGTTGATACTGGATGTATTGTCGGTTTTACGCAAGATGTTGATTATGATATAGAATTTGTAGGAGGTATAAAAAATACTGTTTTTGGAGGGGAAGGATTGTTTTTTGCAACTTTACAAGGACCAGGTACCGTGTATATTCAGTCATTACCATTTAGTAGGCTGGCAGGAAGAGTACTTTCCATGGCTCCTCGATCAGGAGGAGATAGAGGTGAGGGGAGTATATTAGGTGGTATTGGAGATTTGCTAGATGGAGACAATAAATTTTAA
- a CDS encoding PadR family transcriptional regulator, with amino-acid sequence MKIENTKAQMRKGVLEYCILTILQNGDAYTSEILSTLKSAEMIVVEGTIYPLLTRLKNAGLLSYRWEESTSGPPRKYYVLTENGQLFLKELDKTWNNLVEAVNQVTSSKSTKNE; translated from the coding sequence ATGAAGATAGAAAACACAAAAGCTCAAATGCGTAAGGGTGTGCTAGAATATTGCATCTTAACTATTTTACAAAATGGAGATGCTTACACCTCAGAAATCCTATCTACACTTAAAAGTGCAGAGATGATAGTTGTTGAAGGTACTATTTACCCTTTACTAACTAGACTCAAAAATGCTGGACTTTTAAGCTATCGATGGGAAGAATCAACCTCTGGCCCACCTAGAAAGTATTATGTACTAACCGAAAATGGACAACTATTTTTAAAAGAATTAGATAAAACCTGGAATAATTTAGTAGAAGCAGTAAACCAAGTAACAAGCTCAAAATCAACTAAAAATGAATAA